The Corynebacterium marinum DSM 44953 genome contains the following window.
GCCGAGCACAAGCGTATCGACACCCGCCGCCTGCAGCGGCTCCACGTAGGCCTCCGCGACGCCCAGGATCTGGCGGCCCGAGGTGATGCCGCGCTCCACGAAGTCGACGAAGCTGGGGCACGCCCGGGCATAAGCCTCGACTCCGGGGTTGATGGCGAAGAGGTCCTGGTAGACGCCAGAGTTGACCGTGCCCGCCGTGCCGATCACCCCCACGCGGCCGTTGCGCGTGGTCGCCAGGGCGCGGCGGACGGCGGGCTGGATGACTTCGACGACGGGGACGTCGTAACGCTCGCGGGCGTCGTGGAGGAACGCGGCGGAGGCGGTGTTGCAGGCGATGACGAGCATCTTGCAGCCGCGCTCGACCAGGTCGTCGGCGATGCGGGTCGCATGTTCGCGGACCTCGGCGATGGGCAGCGGCCCGTAGGGGCCGTTCGCGGTGTCGCCGATGTAGATGATCGACTCGTGCGGGAGCTGGTCCATGATGGTGCGGGCCACCGTCAGGCCGCCGACACCGGAGTCGAAGATGCCGATCGGGGCGGTGGGGGAAGG
Protein-coding sequences here:
- the murI gene encoding glutamate racemase produces the protein MTPSPTAPIGIFDSGVGGLTVARTIMDQLPHESIIYIGDTANGPYGPLPIAEVREHATRIADDLVERGCKMLVIACNTASAAFLHDARERYDVPVVEVIQPAVRRALATTRNGRVGVIGTAGTVNSGVYQDLFAINPGVEAYARACPSFVDFVERGITSGRQILGVAEAYVEPLQAAGVDTLVLGCTHYPLLSGVIQLAIGDHVTLVSSAEETAKDVLRVLTREDLLADPEIHPAPTREFESTGDPEKFALLSQRFLGPGLGQVHQVTGL